A single Drosophila miranda strain MSH22 chromosome XR, D.miranda_PacBio2.1, whole genome shotgun sequence DNA region contains:
- the LOC108152489 gene encoding DNA repair endonuclease XPF: MSETAAEKTADADADAGKELSQETNTSKLLETDEAVREDDELANIVTAEEYLMSKDIVLLEYEKQMFLDLVHADGLLVCAKGLSYERALVHILKAYSDAGNLILIINGSDWEEQYYKSKMEAKYVHEVANTATERERVYLEGGLQFISTRILVVDLLKQRIPIELITGIVVLRAHTIIESCQEAFALRLYRQRNKTGFVKAFSNSPEAFTIGYSHIERTMRNLFVKQLYIWPRFHATVRGALKPWQAQTIELHVPLSQHMTSIQTHILDIMNFLVREIKRINRNVDMEAVTVENCVTKKFHKILQAQLDCIWHQLNSQTKLIVADLKILRSLMISTMYHDAVSAYALMKRYRSTEYALSNSGWTLLDAAEQVFKLSKQRVYNGQQEFEPEPCPKWQALTELLTQDISHKSHRQEQPKVLILCQDARTCYQLKQYLTQGGPRFLLQQALHHEVPVGNLSDNYARESQSIAAGTAAATSKVDHPNSGAAAVEASQPAAAGIDELAQLLSETDAEAQHFEESYMLTMSQPSLSQEKQPKVDPNTSIFETIPELEQFDVTAALEAASHRKQPYVCLQTFKTEREGSMALEHILEKLQPHHVVMYNTNVTAIRQLEVFEARRCLPPAERMKVYFLIHARTVEEQSYLTSLRREKAAFELIIETKSKMVVPEYQDGKTDEAFVLYKSYDDEPGDNAQSRQAGGQKQPQGQKETPKVIVDMREFRSDLPCLIHKRGLEVLPLTISIGDYILTPEVCVERKSISDLIGSLNSGRLYNQCVQMQRHYAKPILLIEFDQNKPFHLQGKFMLSQQTAATNADIVQKLQLLTLHFPRLRLIWSPSPYATAQLFEELKLGKPEPDPCQAVALGSEEPVAGEQLQYNSGIHDFLLRLPGVHTRNVHGLLRKGGSLRQLLLRTQTELSEMLQSQECGKLLYDILHVAHLPEKDEVAGSTALLAAGKQFGAGSHNRFRKAAVEARRGRR, from the exons ATGTCCGAGACTGCCGCGGAAAAAACCGCTGATGCGGATGCAGATGCTGGCAAAGAGCTGTCTCAAGAGACGAATACAAGCAAACTGCTGGAGACAGACGAGGCCGTGCGAGAGGATGACGAGCTGGCCAACATTGTGACCGCTGAGGAGTATTTGATGAGCAAAGATATAGTTCTGCTGGAGTATGAGAAGCAAATGTTTCTCGATCTGGTCCATGCAGACGGCCTGCTGGTGTGTGCCAA GGGCCTGAGCTATGAGCGCGCCTTGGTTCACATTTTAAAGGCGTACAGCGATGCTGGAAACCTTATTCTGATCATCAATGGCTCCGACTGGGAAGAGCAGTACTATAAATCGAAAATGGAGGCCAAGTACGTGCACGAGGTGGCCAATACGGCAACGGAAAG GGAGCGTGTTTATCTGGAGGGAGGCCTTCAGTTCATCAGCACCCGCATCCTGGTGGTTGATCTGCTCAAGCAGCGCATCCCCATCGAGCTGATCACCGGAATAGTGGTGCTGCGAGCCCACACCATCATCGAGAGCTGCCAGGAGGCGTTCGCCCTGCGCCTCTACCGGCAGCGCAACAAGACGGGCTTCGTGAAGGCCTTTTCCAACAGCCCGGAGGCCTTCACCATCGGTTACTCGCACATCGAGCGCACCATGCGCAATCTGTTTGTCAAGCAGCTGTACATCTGGCCCCGCTTCCATGCAACAGTACGCGGCGCCCTTAAACCGTGGCAGGCGCAGACTATCGAGCTGCATGTCCCCCTCAGCCAGCATATGACCTCCATCCAGACGCACATCCTGGACATAATGAACTTTCTGGTGCGCGAGATCAAGCGGATTAATCGGAACGTAGACATGGAGGCCGTCACCGTTGAAAATTGTGTCACCAAGAAGTTCCACAAAATCCTACAGGCGCAGCTGGACTGCATCTGGCATCAGCTTAACTCACAGACGAAGCTGATTGTCGCCGACCTCAAGATCCTGCGTAGTCTGATGAT ATCCACCATGTATCACGACGCTGTGAGCGCCTATGCCCTGATGAAGCGCTACCGCAGCACGGAGTATGCTCTGAGCAACTCGGGATGGACCCTCCTCGATGCCGCCGAACAGGTCTTCAAGCTCTCCAAGCAGCGCGTCTACAATGGCCAGCAGG AATTTGAGCCTGAGCCCTGCCCCAAGTGGCAGGCACTGACCGAGCTGCTCACGCAAGACATATCTCACAAAAGCCATCGACAAGAGCAACCCAAGGTGCTGATACTCTGCCAGGATGCGCGAACCTGCTACCAGCTGAAGCAATACCTCACACAGGGCGGGCCTCGTTTCCTGCTGCAGCAAGCCTTGCACCACGAGGTGCCCGTGGGCAATCTGAGCGACAACTATGCCCGCGAAAGTCAGTCCATTGCGGccggaacagcagcagctaccTCTAAAGTAGACCACCCCAATTCGGGAGCCGCTGCGGTAGAAGCCTCCcagcctgctgctgctgggatcGATGAGCTTGCGCAGCTGCTAAGCGAAACGGATGCGGAAGCGCAGCATTTTGAGGAGAGCTACATGCTGACGATGAGCCAGCCCTCTCTGTCGCAGGAAAAGCAACCAAAGGTGGATCCGAATACATCAATTTTCGAAACGATACCTGAACTCGAACAATTCGATGTGACGGCTGCCCTCGAGGCGGCGTCCCACCGCAAACAACCCTACGTCTGTCTACAGACCTTCAAGACAGAGCGCGAGGGCTCCATGGCACTGGAGCATATACTGGAGAAGCTCCAGCCGCACCATGTGGTTATGTACAACACCAATGTGACGGCCATACGCCAGTTAGAAGTGTTCGAGGCGCGTCGCTGCCTGCCGCCCGCCGAACGAATGAAGGTCTACTTTCTGATCCATGCACGGACAGTCGAGGAGCAGTCATATCTGACGAGCCTAAGGCGAGAGAAGGCCGCGTTCGAGCTAATCATCGAAACCAAGAGC AAAATGGTTGTGCCAGAGTATCAGGACGGCAAGACGGACGAGGCTTTTGTGTTGTACAAGAGCTACGATGACGAGCCAGGGGACAATGCCCAGAGTCGGCAAGCCGGCGGTCAGAAACAGCCTCAGGGGCAGAAGGAGACGCCCAAGGTGATTGTGGACATGCGAGAGTTCCGATCGGACCTGCCATGCCTCATCCACAAGCGGGGGCTAGAGGTTCTGCCCCTGACCATTTCCATCGGGGACTATATACTGACGCCGGAGGTGTGCGTGGAGCGCAAGTCAATCTCAGATCTGATTGGGTCCCTCAACTCGGGGCGGCTGTACAATCAGTGCGTCCAGATGCAGCGTCACTATGCCAAGCCCATACTGCTCATTGAATTCGACCAGAACAAGCCCTTCCACCTGCAGGGCAAGTTCATGTTATCGCAGCAGACGGCGGCCACCAATGCGGACATTGTGCAAAAGCTGCAGCTGCTCACACTGCACTTTCCCCGGCTGCGTCTCATCTGGTCGCCCAGTCCGTACGCTACGGCCCAGCTGTTTGAGGAGCTGAAGCTGGGCAAGCCGGAGCCGGACCCCTGCCAGGCCGTGGCTCTGGGCAGCGAGGAACCCGTGGCCGGCGAGCAGCTGCAGTATAACAGCGGCATACACGACTTCCTGCTCCGTCTGCCCGGCGTCCACACGCGCAACGTGCACGGCCTGCTACGGAAGGGCGGCAGCCTGCGCCAACTGCTGCTGCGCACCCAGACGGAGCTGTCCGAGATGCTGCAGTCGCAGGAGTGCGGCAAGCTGCTCTACGACATTCTTCATGTAGCCCATCTGCCCGAGAAGGACGAGGTGGCCGGCTCCACGGCCCTTCTGGCTGCTGGCAAACAGTTTGGCGCCGGCTCGCACAATCGGTTCAGGAAGGCCGCCGTCGAGGCGCGTCGGGGTAGACGCTGA